Part of the Panicum virgatum strain AP13 chromosome 4N, P.virgatum_v5, whole genome shotgun sequence genome is shown below.
GATAAGAACTCCTTGTGTAGTATTTGGCTAGTATTTTCATGTAATCCTATCCCCCAACTATATGAGGGCGGATAGGGAGCCCTCTAAAACATAACCTCATCTAAAACAATACAAATCATCAACAGGATGTAGGGTGTTACGCATCTCGTGACCCGAACTTATTTAAAACTTTGTGTTTTTTGCACCATCGGTTCCAAATCTCGGCGAAACCCTACCGACAAACCTACCACCTCGGGGTATTTCTAGCTGGGATTGCCGGCCGGACACATTgcttctctcttcttttctttcacaAATAAACCTTCCTTCAAATCATTACTAGCACGATATGAATTCAGGTTTTTGCCTTTAAATCCCTCTTAAATTTAATTATCATTTAGTATAATTGATGTACTAGCTGTGTTTTCTTGCATCAGTAATAGAATCTGATGGAGGAAATTGTGTCCATTTGACCGATTGAAATCAACAAATATGGAGATTTTGTTTGTAATGTTGTTGTTCATGTAAACACACAGATCTTTCTTCCATACGATCCATTTAGGTGTATAATTATGGTTGATTAGAAAAAAGATTAGCATCTGCTACATTTATTATGCTCATTAAACCACGATATTAAAATACTATTACAGGAATTCTGACAACACGAGTCTTGGAGATCCATTTCAGGCTCCCCTCTACCTGCTTCGTCTTGAGAGGGTCCCAACTCATCTTAACATTGAAGATCTTCTTATCATTAAGCCCCCCAAACTCGAGCACTGAGGGGGATACCTTAACCACAACACCTTTGGGCACATTGACCTCCACCGTGTACTTGCCATGTGAGTTGTCGACGCTTGTAAGCATCCTGTTCACTGTGATATTGCCGGCACTCGCCTGCATCACTATGGAAGGGTAGTTCAGTTCAGCACCGGTGATCTTGCTCATGCTCCGACATATGTTCCTCTTATGCGTGATGATCTCCACTTGTTCCTCCGTGAAACCGAGGCCACAGATGTAAGCAATGTACTGTGCTTCATCCCTGTCGTACACCAGGCCTGGGTTCACGGCTCTGGAAGGGTTAACATGGCCAGCGCCCATGTCGAAGCCTCCTGCGGTCTTGAGCTTCTCATCCAGGATCGGCTtaccatcggaacgaagtgtgTCGGCTGTCGTCATTATCGCCGACTTGATCATTGCAGGGGACCAGTCCGGGTGCTCGCTCTTGATGAGTGCGGCGACCCCGCTGAGGTGAGGCGTTGACATTGACGTTCCAGAGAGGATGTCGAAGGTAACATCACTAAAATCCCCAATTCCACCACCTTGACCTTTTTCCCCCTCTGGCCCAACCTTGAACGGCCATGCGGCGATGACGTTCATGCCGGGGCCAATGATGTCAGGCTTGACGATGTTAGGTGTGGTTAGGCTTGGACCACGAGAGGACAAGGAAGCAACGGCGGGAGCTGATGAGGACGCGCTGAATGATGTGCCACGGAAGGTGATGGCACCCACCGGGTTCTTGGTGGATTTCATGTATTTCCTTATGGCTATACCGTCTTGGTACGTCACGTAGGATGCTGGCAGCACATGTGCGTCGGTGTAAGCCGTGTTACCATCCTCCTCTTCACCAGTTAGCACCATACCTGCTCCGCCAGAGTCCTTGACGAGAGTACCTGTTTGGACCATGTCGTCACAGACATCTTCGATGACGACGATCTTGCCGGCCACGCCGGTCAAGGGCTGGCATTCAGGAGTTGAGCTATTGTGCTGAACAGGAGTAACCAATTGTGTAGGACGCAGCCCATGGGGCTGATAGGCGGACTCACCAACGAATGTCTGGCCGTTGCCAAGCTTGACGACCGCCCGCATCTGCCTGTCCATTGTCCCTGCGCCGACCGTGAGGATCCACGGCGCGTCGTTCATCAGGAAGCCTGGGTCCGGGCCCGAGTTTCCGGCGGAGCAGACGACCAAGATGCCCTTCTGCATGGCGCTGAACGCGCCGATGGCGATTGTGTCCTGGTAAAATGGCTTGATATGGTCATCCCCGAACGACAGGGAGAGCACGTCAGCGCCGTCTGCTATTGCAGCGTCCATCGCAGCGAGCACATCGGCGGTGTCGCAGCCCGTGTCATCGCAGGCCTCATATACGGCGAGGTGCGCCCGTGGCGccatgccggcggcggtgccgttCCCGTTGCCGAGAACGCTTGCACCGGCGACGAGGTTCCCCGCGGCGGTACTCGCCGTGTGCGTCCCGTGACCGTCCTTCAGGGAGTGGAAGATCGTCCGGCCGCCTACGATCTTCCTGTTGCAACGCTCCCGGCCGCCCCAGAAGTCGCACTTGCCGCGCCacttcgccggcggcgcgcgcatgCCGTCATCGCGGAACGACACGTGCTTGGGGTTGACCATCGTGTCGAGGACCGCGATGACGACGCCCTCGCCCATGCGGCCGAGCGCCCCGTTCCATGCGCCGTGGCTGTTGCCGTACATGGCCGCAGCTCGCAGGCCCAGGAACTCCGGCGAGTGCGTCGTGTGGAGCGCAACGCGACGGCTCGGGAACACGCCGAGGACGTCATCCTTGGCTGCAAGGCTTGCCGCCTCGGCCTCCGTTAGCTTTGCGGCAAAGCCAGTCATGGCCGCCCGGTAGGTATGAAGGAGAGCAGCCCTGGTGTCCTTGGACATGGGTTCCAGCGGGAGGAACGACTCGTACCAGTGCTCGAGGTCGAGCCCGGCGGTGTCATCGGAGAGGCTCACTGGCGGCCGCACACGGACGATGTAGGTGGTGCGGGGGCTCTCATCATGAACACTCGGATTAGGATCACCATATGTGGACGACAAGATGACAAGGCACGCGAGAGCTACGGCCATGAATCTGATAAGGTTGCGTGTTGCCATGGTGAAAAAGGGGGGAGACGGAGCTGCTTGAGTTTCTTTTTGTGTGTGTATAAGAAGC
Proteins encoded:
- the LOC120669278 gene encoding subtilisin-like protease, translated to MATRNLIRFMAVALACLVILSSTYGDPNPSVHDESPRTTYIVRVRPPVSLSDDTAGLDLEHWYESFLPLEPMSKDTRAALLHTYRAAMTGFAAKLTEAEAASLAAKDDVLGVFPSRRVALHTTHSPEFLGLRAAAMYGNSHGAWNGALGRMGEGVVIAVLDTMVNPKHVSFRDDGMRAPPAKWRGKCDFWGGRERCNRKIVGGRTIFHSLKDGHGTHTASTAAGNLVAGASVLGNGNGTAAGMAPRAHLAVYEACDDTGCDTADVLAAMDAAIADGADVLSLSFGDDHIKPFYQDTIAIGAFSAMQKGILVVCSAGNSGPDPGFLMNDAPWILTVGAGTMDRQMRAVVKLGNGQTFVGESAYQPHGLRPTQLVTPVQHNSSTPECQPLTGVAGKIVVIEDVCDDMVQTGTLVKDSGGAGMVLTGEEEDGNTAYTDAHVLPASYVTYQDGIAIRKYMKSTKNPVGAITFRGTSFSASSSAPAVASLSSRGPSLTTPNIVKPDIIGPGMNVIAAWPFKVGPEGEKGQGGGIGDFSDVTFDILSGTSMSTPHLSGVAALIKSEHPDWSPAMIKSAIMTTADTLRSDGKPILDEKLKTAGGFDMGAGHVNPSRAVNPGLVYDRDEAQYIAYICGLGFTEEQVEIITHKRNICRSMSKITGAELNYPSIVMQASAGNITVNRMLTSVDNSHGKYTVEVNVPKGVVVKVSPSVLEFGGLNDKKIFNVKMSWDPLKTKQVEGSLKWISKTRVVRIPVIVF